A genomic region of Prionailurus bengalensis isolate Pbe53 chromosome D1, Fcat_Pben_1.1_paternal_pri, whole genome shotgun sequence contains the following coding sequences:
- the LOC122482655 gene encoding olfactory receptor 2D3-like, whose protein sequence is MGEENQTYVTEFVFLGLSQDPHTQLLLFFLFLIIYLLTVLGNLLIIVLIHTDSRLHTPMYFFLGNLSSADLCFSTTTVPQVLVHFLAKRKTISFAGCSTQIFVLLLVGCTECALLAVMSYDRYVAVCKPLHYSSIMTHWLCVQLALGSWVSGALVSLVDTTFTLCLPYQGNNIINHFFCEPPALLKLASTNTYSTEMAIFAMGVVILLAPVCLILVSYWNIISAVIQMQSGEGRFKAFSTCGSHLIVVVLFYGSAIFAYMRPNSKIMNERDKMISVFYSAVTPMLNPIIYSLRNKDVKGALRRMNG, encoded by the coding sequence ATgggagaagaaaaccaaacctaCGTGACTGAATTTGTCTTCCTGGGCCTTTCACAGGATCCACACACACAACTCctgctcttcttcctttttctgatcATCTACTTGCTGACTGTACTGGGAAATCTGCTTATCATTGTGCTCatccacacagactccagactccacacacccatgtactttttccttgGAAACTTGTCCTCTGCTGATCTCTGTTTCTCTACCACCACAGTGCCCCAGGTGCTAGTCCACTTCCTGGCAAAGAGGAAAACCATTTCCTTTGCTGGATGCTCAACTCAAATATTTGTCTTACTTCTGGTTGGGTGTACAGAGTGCGCACTGCTGGCGGTGATGTCCTATGACCGGTATGTGGCTGTCTGTAAGCCCCTGCACTACTCTTCTATCATGACACATTGGTTATGTGTCCAGCTGGCCTTAGGGTCCTGGGTCAGTGGAGCGTTAGTATCTCTAGTGGATACCACATTCACACTGTGTCTGCCCTACCAAGGGAACAATATCATTAACCACTTTTTTTGTGAACCTCCTGCCCTCCTGAAGCTGGCTTCCACAAATACCTATAGCACAGAAATGGCCATCTTTGCAATGGGCGTGGTCATCCTCCTAGCTCCTGTCTGCCTGATCCTTGTCTCCTACTGGAATATTATCTCCGCTGTGATCCAAATGCAGTCTGGGGAGGGGAGATTCAAGGCTTTCTCTACCTGTGGCTCCCATCTCATTGTTGTTGTCCTCTTCTATGGCTCAGCAATATTTGCCTATATGAGGCCAAACTCCAAGATAATGAATGAAAGGGATAAAATGATCTCTGTGTTCTACTCAGCAGTGACACCCATGCTGAACCCGATCATTTACAGTCTGAGAAACAAGGATGTCAAAGGGGCTCTCAGGAGA